One Dioscorea cayenensis subsp. rotundata cultivar TDr96_F1 unplaced genomic scaffold, TDr96_F1_v2_PseudoChromosome.rev07_lg8_w22 25.fasta BLBR01001270.1, whole genome shotgun sequence DNA window includes the following coding sequences:
- the LOC120256036 gene encoding receptor-like serine/threonine-protein kinase SD1-8, translating into MTNHFVWIESTGMWNFFMNYPKNECQEYQDVGLTACAPSMSGPYAGACKGSPKSPQEWPIMDASFGCERLTALDCKNRSDGFMTVTLAELPKLHAIVYANISQDECRGSLKKCSCQPMPRQHQLCRTRCVIWVTELIDLRMSSHPTQDIFVRL; encoded by the coding sequence ATGACGAATCATTTTGTGTGGATTGAGAGtactggcatgtggaatttcttcaTGAACTACCCCAAGAACGAGTGCCAGGAGTACCAAGATGTGGGCCTTACGGCATGTGCGCCATCGATGTCTGGCCCATATGCAGGTGCTTGCAAGGGTTCGCCAAAGTCGCCACAAGAGTGGCCTATCATGGATGCCTCATTCGGTTGTGAGCGTCTCACAGCGCTGGATTGCAAGAACAGGTCCGACGGGTTCATGACCGTCACGCTTGCCGAGCTGCCAAAACTTCATGCCATCGTATACGCAAACATCAGCCAGGATGAATGCAGAGGTAGTTTGAAGAAATGCTCGTGCCAGCCTATGCCACGCCAACATCAGTTGTGCAGGACTCGATGCGTTATTTGGGTGACGGAGCTCATTGACCTGAGAATGTCCTCTCATCCTACACAGGATATCTTTGTCCGGCTTTAG